One region of Cinclus cinclus chromosome 1, bCinCin1.1, whole genome shotgun sequence genomic DNA includes:
- the DAZL gene encoding LOW QUALITY PROTEIN: deleted in azoospermia-like (The sequence of the model RefSeq protein was modified relative to this genomic sequence to represent the inferred CDS: deleted 1 base in 1 codon), which translates to MAAVGGGVGRGAPRAAPRSSLVRQSRGLGVTRSALGAVRAAAAAAFSARTNMLLAVCSFYLRNVICECSADASNTVWSKAAHVETQCSSATEGSSYSATVNQGYVLPEGKIMPNTVFVGGIDIRMKEAEIRSVFEQYGTVKEVKVITDRTGVSKGYGFVSFLDNVDVQKIVESQINFHGKKLKLGPAIRKQQNLNSSMQPRQLVLAPPAPQFQSVWGNQGMETYVQPPAVMTPVTPYVQPYQYSSSPAVVLKQQVPVGYQPAYNYQAQPQWLAGDPRNYVMPPTPVYTPMNYHGIEDPGFLQIEGVPEHTQLSNSPPKKSVDRGMQTVLSCLSNPENQLTNDFVAQDNNVKESKTYHFRKGKTVHKSV; encoded by the exons ATGGCGGCCGTTGGCGGCGGCGTTGGGCGCGGGGCCCCTCGAGCGGCGCCTCGCTCGTCCCTTGTCCGCCAGAGCCGAGGCCTTGGCGTCACCCGGAGTGCTTTGGGCGCCGTGCGGGCAGCGGCGGCTGCGGCTTTCTCGGCTCGCACCAACATGCTGCTT GCCGTTTGTTCTTTCTATTTGAGAAACGTGATTTGCGAGTGTAGCGCTGACGCTTCAAATACTGTATGGAGTAAG GCAGCACATGTGGAGACCCAGTGTTCAAGTGCCACGGAGGGCAGCTCCTATTCAGCAACAGTCAATCAGGGCTATGTTTTACCAGAAGGAAAAATCATGCCAAATACAGTCTTCGTTGGTGGAATTGACATAAGG atGAAGGAAGCAGAAATTCGGAGTGTTTTTGAACAATATGGTACTGTGAAGGAGGTGAAGGTCATCACTGACAGAACTGGTGTTTCGAAGGG CTATGGATTTGTGTCTTTCCTGGACAATGTGGATGTTCAAAAGATAGTTGAG TCGCAAATCAACTTCCATGGTAAAAAGCTGAAACTGGGGCCAGCaatcagaaaacaacaaaacttaA ATTCCTCTATGCAACCCAGACAATTAGTTCTTGCACCTCCTGCACCACAGTTCCAGAGTGTATGGGGTAATCAGGGTATGGAGACGTACGTGCAGCCTCCAGCTGTCATGACTCCAGTGACACCCTATGTTCAG CCTTATCAATACAGTTCATCACCAGCTGTAGTGCTAAAGCAGCAAGTTCCCGTAGGGTATCAACCAGCTTACAACTATCAG GCTCAACCACAGTGGCTTGCTGGGGACCCAAGAAATTATGTAATGCCTCCAACTCCG GTGTATACTCCAATGAACTATCATGGCATTGAGGATCCAGGATTTCTGCAGATTGAGGGTGTTCCAGAGCATACGCAGTTGTCTAACAGCCCACCAAAG AAGTCTGTGGACAGGGGCATGCAAACAGTATTATCCTGTCTGTCTAATCCTGAGAACCAGCTGACAAATGACTTTGTAGCACAAGACAACAATGTAAAG